The genomic window GCACAGTTGGAGGGGTGTCACCTGCCCCCTCCCGCTCCTGGAGACCCCCCAGGACCTGCTGCCACGCACCCCAGCAcaccccgcagcccccgccgccAGACCTTCGTGGTGAAGGACAGCCCGGTGCGGGCGCTCCTGCCCACCGTGGAGTCTCGACCTGCCCCCATCCCACACCCCCCCACCAAGCTCCGGGGGGCCTCTGCTGccaccagtgtccccaaggtaGGTGAGACTCAGGGGTAGGTGTCCCAGTGTAGCTGTGTCCCACTCGGGCTGTCTGGCTGAACACCCAGATCTGCCCTCAAACCCATCCTAGATGGGGGCAGTGAGTGCCCCCCTATCTCCAAGGGGCATCGTGAAcccccccagccctgaggggggggggggcactCACTGAgtgatgtccccatgtcccccgcTCTATTTTCAGGTACCCCTCAGCCGTAATTCCACAGCAGCTGCAAAGGGACCCTCGGGTGGCAGGGGGCTCCGCCCCAGCTGCATGGGACCCCCCCGGCCATGCCCTCCTCAGGGGCAGGGGGCTGCTGCCCGGGGCAGGTCCGAGCCCACCCGGGGGGGGACAGCAGGTAGTGATGGcaaggggatggggacaccatggCCATGGGGGTTCCTGGGCCATACTCCAaccccctctctcttcccaggCCAGGCTAAGGCGAAGGGGGGCACAGTCCTCTGCCCCCCCACCACCCGCCAGCCCCACACCAGGACCACCaccccccctgtcccctccagctGTTCCCCGGCATCCACTGTCCTTCCCAGGGTGCCCCCTCGGACTCCAGCAGCGGGTGGGAGGACCCCCACCCCCAGAGGTAAGGATGTAGTGGGGttgggggggcacaggggatgCCCCCTCCCCTGTGCCTCAGCTTTCCTGTGGCTTCTTTCTCCTTTGCAGGCGCAGGTGCAGCACGGGCAGCCCCCACAACTGGTGCCTCAGGGTGCAAACCAGgacccccccccgcccgccTGCGGCCCCCCCGCAAGACGGCGGTGAGCAGCACCCCGAGGTgacacccccaaaccaccccacaCCCATCCAGAGGCCCTGGGGGCACCCAGACCCCCCCTAGGTACTAGCCAAGGTACCTAGGCTGGGGTGGGCAGAGCCAAGGCCACCCCAGGGATGAGCTGAGGCATCCAGTGGGTTTTGGAAGGaggcaggcagctccaggggccCCCAGGGAGCAGCTAAGGCACCCGTGGGGTTGACAGGTGGCGAGGCAGAGTTGGAACCCCCAGGGACCAGCTGAGGTTGGGGTGGCAGAGCCAGGGGCCTCCCCCAGGGATGAGCCGAGGCATTCATTGGTTTTGCTTTAATTACAAAAGGTCTCATCTGCAGTCGGAAACTCCCCATGTCTCCCAGCACCTAGGGGTCTCTCATCCCCTTAACATCCATCCCTGGGTTCCCCCACCTGAGCCTCACCCCTGAGCAGGGCGGTCCCAGACATCCCTGGAACCCGTAGCTGATCCCCCTTCCACATGCCCCCCACCTGGGGGAGTTGGCACCATGGGACAGGTTGCCCCTTCGTGAGGGTTGGAACAATGGACAAAGTTGGTTATAAACtccttttttttgtattttcatgtattttttaaataaaacactcCTGGGCAAAGAGGCTGGGTGTGATCATGGAGGGGCAACAggggcaccctgtgccacctcccCAGAGTGCCAATCCCTGCAAGGATACAAAGTGCACTGGGGAGGTTGTGTCTTTCTACTCCTTCCTGACGTCCTCCCAGTCCTGGTGTATCCCCTGCCCCACCCCAACCATCCTGGTGCCCTCcctgtcctggtgtccctggcACAGTGGGTGGGCTGGCCGCTGGG from Taeniopygia guttata chromosome 26, bTaeGut7.mat, whole genome shotgun sequence includes these protein-coding regions:
- the PSRC1 gene encoding proline/serine-rich coiled-coil protein 1 isoform X2 → MSPVFPPWGGAPWLTPGVPPDVRFVTEESFDFGVLSPSDSQEEEEDEDSPGGECQHRGGNGRWSPLSGARLEEMVREATRLAAQLEGCHLPPPAPGDPPGPAATHPSTPRSPRRQTFVVKDSPVRALLPTVESRPAPIPHPPTKLRGASAATSVPKVPLSRNSTAAAKGPSGGRGLRPSCMGPPRPCPPQGQGAAARGRSEPTRGGTAGQAKAKGGTVLCPPTTRQPHTRTTTPPVPSSCSPASTVLPRVPPRTPAAGGRTPTPRGAGAARAAPTTGASGCKPGPPPARLRPPRKTAVSSTPR
- the PSRC1 gene encoding proline/serine-rich coiled-coil protein 1 isoform X4, which codes for MAEDRDVRFVTEESFDFGVLSPSDSQEEEEDEDSPGGECQHRGGNGRWSPLSGARLEEMVREATRLAAQLEGCHLPPPAPGDPPGPAATHPSTPRSPRRQTFVVKDSPVRALLPTVESRPAPIPHPPTKLRGASAATSVPKVPLSRNSTAAAKGPSGGRGLRPSCMGPPRPCPPQGQGAAARGRSEPTRGGTAGQAKAKGGTVLCPPTTRQPHTRTTTPPVPSSCSPASTVLPRVPPRTPAAGGRTPTPRGAGAARAAPTTGASGCKPGPPPARLRPPRKTAVSSTPR
- the PSRC1 gene encoding proline/serine-rich coiled-coil protein 1 isoform X1 encodes the protein MRRWGGPSAPRRWPRTEVRQHQCCMSPVFPPWGGAPWLTPGVPPDVRFVTEESFDFGVLSPSDSQEEEEDEDSPGGECQHRGGNGRWSPLSGARLEEMVREATRLAAQLEGCHLPPPAPGDPPGPAATHPSTPRSPRRQTFVVKDSPVRALLPTVESRPAPIPHPPTKLRGASAATSVPKVPLSRNSTAAAKGPSGGRGLRPSCMGPPRPCPPQGQGAAARGRSEPTRGGTAGQAKAKGGTVLCPPTTRQPHTRTTTPPVPSSCSPASTVLPRVPPRTPAAGGRTPTPRGAGAARAAPTTGASGCKPGPPPARLRPPRKTAVSSTPR
- the PSRC1 gene encoding proline/serine-rich coiled-coil protein 1 isoform X3, whose amino-acid sequence is MGWPQCPEAMAEDRDVRFVTEESFDFGVLSPSDSQEEEEDEDSPGGECQHRGGNGRWSPLSGARLEEMVREATRLAAQLEGCHLPPPAPGDPPGPAATHPSTPRSPRRQTFVVKDSPVRALLPTVESRPAPIPHPPTKLRGASAATSVPKVPLSRNSTAAAKGPSGGRGLRPSCMGPPRPCPPQGQGAAARGRSEPTRGGTAGQAKAKGGTVLCPPTTRQPHTRTTTPPVPSSCSPASTVLPRVPPRTPAAGGRTPTPRGAGAARAAPTTGASGCKPGPPPARLRPPRKTAVSSTPR